The region CGCCAGTTCGCCCACGGCAGACGCCACTTCCCGGGAACGGACTACGTACTTCGGCACACCGCATGTCAACGTACGGGTGTTGGGGAAAACCGCAGGTCAACGAAGGGACCGTGCAACCGTGACCGCCTCCACCACCCTCCTTCCCGCCGTCGTCCGCCCCACCGTGGAAGACAGCTACTGGCTCTCCTCCGACCACTGCGCGAACACGGTGCTCGAACTCCTCGACACCCTCGGCTGGGCACTCGTCGACACCCCGGAGGCCAACATCCACGCCACGAGCCCGGACGGCCGGGTCTACGTCGGCTGGCTCCCCGAGGACCCCACCGCCTGGAAGCGCAACATCGTCTGGCACATCCGGGTGCAGCCCACCGAAGGCGACCCGTGGGTACAGGAGTTCGGCATTCACACCCCCTCCGAAGGCGTCGCCGGATTCATCGCCGCCCTCGTCGCACATTCCCGCTGAACCACCGGGCCCGCCCCTGGCGGCCCGCCCCGTTCACCCGGCCCATCTCCTCACCCTCGACCGAAAGGGCGCGCACCGCACATGACCATCTACTCCGACGACCTGGTCCGGATCACGCACTGGACGAGCGGCCTGGGCGCCTGCGCGTTCGGCGTCTACGACGCTGTCGCTGGCGCCGGATCGGACCTGCACGGCCTCGTCATGACCTACTGCGGGGCGGTGCTGGTGTACACCGCAGGTGGCTTCCAGGACTACCTTCGTCGGCGCGATACCCGAGTCGTCGTCCACCTCGCGGGCAATCCCGGCGCGTCTCTCCCCCAGATCTGCGCCGCCACCGGCCTGCACAAGGACCGGGTCGGCAGCTCGCTCCAGCGCCTGACCGCCGATGGCCTGGTGCTCTCGGAGAGCGGTTCCACTGCGATCTCCCGTTCCTACCGGCTCACCCGCTGACCCCACTGTCTCGGGCAGACCGGACCTGTCCCCGCCCGTCAGACCACCAGGGGGTTCCGACCGTGCGCATGCTCCTGGCCACCCGTCCCAGCTACCGCCGCAAGTGCGCCTACGCCCGACGCTGCACCTGCTTCTACCTCCCCGGTCAGTACGGCCACCGCGCCAAGCGCCTCCGTCGCCGTGCCGCCCGTCATGCCGAACGACGCCAGTGGCAGCGCGACCTCTTGGCCGCGCACACCCGGTAGTCGTCGCCCCGGCCAACCGATCGCCCCACCCCACCCACGAGGAGCTTCACCATGCCCTTCCGCGCCCCGCTCACCAACCACCATGCCGACAAGACCTTCTGCCCGGCGGACCACAAGCACACCAGCTCCGGCAAGCCGCTCCACCCCGATTGCCCCGGTCGCGCCTACACGCAGGCCATCTGCTCGTGCGGCGACTGGGAGATGAAGCAGTCCGGCAAGGGCTACGTCAACGAGAGCCGCAAGCGCCACCTCGCCACCCACACCGAGACCGTAGGCCGTTCGCGATCTGCTGCGTCTCAACGTTCCTGACACCCCCGGCTCCGCCGTCCCGCACCACTCTCGGAGATTCCCGTGCCCCTCCACCTGACCGTCGGTCACCTGCTCCGCCAGCTCCAGGACCTCGACCCCAGCCTTCCGATCCGGCTCGCCATCAAC is a window of Streptomyces caniferus DNA encoding:
- a CDS encoding MarR family transcriptional regulator translates to MTIYSDDLVRITHWTSGLGACAFGVYDAVAGAGSDLHGLVMTYCGAVLVYTAGGFQDYLRRRDTRVVVHLAGNPGASLPQICAATGLHKDRVGSSLQRLTADGLVLSESGSTAISRSYRLTR
- a CDS encoding DUF317 domain-containing protein encodes the protein MTASTTLLPAVVRPTVEDSYWLSSDHCANTVLELLDTLGWALVDTPEANIHATSPDGRVYVGWLPEDPTAWKRNIVWHIRVQPTEGDPWVQEFGIHTPSEGVAGFIAALVAHSR